GGAAAAACTTTAGCACCTGCAATATCATTCCCGAGAAGATCAATCCCTGGAACTGGTAGGCTATCAACTACGCCCACATCAGCTGTTGCTTTCACTAAATCACAATCAAGATCAATGGTCACTTTTGGGAATGTATCAAATCCTGCAACACCTCTAATCAAAATACTTTCACAACTCTTAAGTAGTTTACCCATAGGATTAATAAGTAAAGATCCAGTAGCACCAGTGTTCCTTAGAATATTAACAGGATATGTTTTACCATGCAGAGTAACATTACCAGAAAATACAAATGGACTGCATGACTCAATTGGGGTACAGGTGTAAGACAAAGCAACTTCACTTCCCGAGTGAAGTTTGTCCGCAGCTGGTGTGTGCTTCGTCTCCTCCACAACTGGACGAGCATTGTTAGGGTCAGCCACACAGGTCATCTGTGGGACTGGTTGTCTCATCCTCAACCCTGCGAATGAGAATGCATGAGGCTTTGCCAAACCACTTTTACCATGCTTAACAAAACAACGGTCCTCCGTGTGCCCAGTTCTCCGACAGAAATTACAATAGTAAGATGGGCGAGGCTTTCCCTGGGTTAGTTGTTGTGGTTTTTTATAGGGTTGAGCAGAACCCACAAAAGGTGCATTATTAGGATGCTGGACAGGCCTTTTAGGAAAATTGAATCTAGCAGTGTGCTGATGGTTAAAGTGTTGTTGTTTAGGTTGGTTAGTATTGTTAGTATGAGAAGGACGGTTAGTCAGACCTCGAGCAGGACCAAAGTCACCAACACCAAACGCAGCCCTCTTGTTAACAAAATAATGATCAGCCTTAGTGGCAGCAGATATAATTTCACTGAGATCAAATTCCTTATCCCTGAGATAGAATTCTGTGTCCTTTGGCACTTTTGATAAGAATTGTTCTACCAACATCAAATGGTATAATTTATCACCATCAATCTCATCATCACCAGTCATTACATCACAGGATCTAAGCCacattaacccgtacagcgtcagcagatctgagactttgtgatttcgccagtgctggccacatcatggatttttttttttttttttgctataccagtcttaaatgatgtgaaacaaatgaaaatgacagtcattcctcccagaactgactggaagtggtattaattggtgcgagatgttttgcgctaaggttagcaactttgcaaagccttatgtgactagtttattcgcttcctcgtttctcaccagtcgatcccctagttggacacatgcataatatcgttcctgagttgaaagaaaaacaacatgtcatgttttgctgtttgggagtgtttgtggttaaaaatagacacgagatatcgcgagggagtgttgcctttttgcggtgcaaatattttgcgagtaatatgtacttgtttttccttataacaaagcgattggaaaattcttgtTCAtatcatacaaagttttcactaccacaatataacagttaccaaaaacatctgaaatggtgagagtaagtaatggaaattacgctgcgttcatattagcggaATTGAGGCATCAGTTTACAGCTACaccgagctgaaggcagcagaaactgctaaagttcagatatgtaataaataaatacaggaagcattcatgttagcagggacgaggaggcagcatgagcaatgtctacagtgcatgatggcagtatactggtaggttttgaggacacaatacctccgaaaacacgaggaagctcgccgacgtatctcatatgtctctgacgcccggttcgctcagagtagccgacgtatctcgtacgttTCTGACACTGTACGGGTTAAACATAAATGCTCCAACCTGGTAGCAAAATCCAAAAAACTTTCCTCAGGCTTCTTATTCACTTTATGAAACTGTTGCCGATAACTTTCTGGTGTGAGAGCGTAAGATTTTAGAATCACTGACTTCATGTAGTCATAATCTGAACACTGAGAAAAAGTTAAGTTATCATAAACCTTTCTGGCTTTCCCTTTGAATGATGTTTGAGCAATAACTGACCATTTCTTCCTCGGCCATTCAAATCCCATGGCTAATTTCTcaaatgcattaaaaaaatCCCAACACATCACTcattaaaaggaggaataacCTTAATATGGTCAGAAAAGTTGTTGCAAAGGTTAGACTGTGGAAAAACATTACCATCTGATAAAACTCCAGCATTAAGTTTCTCACGCTCAAGTCTAATTTTCTCCTGTTCATCTCCTGCTAAAACTCTGCTTAAGCTCCTGTGCTTGAGCCATTTCCCTACGTTTCTGCGACTGAGCTTCCACAATCCTCAGTTCAATTTCCTTCAGTTTGAGATATTCATTAGCACTCATAACTGGAGGAGCCACCATAGACTTACAACTCAAGGCTGGTGAAGGTTGACAAGGAATTTCCTCCTCATGCTGCTGACCCACACCTACAAAAGGGTTAGCCATATTAAACATTACTTCCTTCAAGGCAGTAAGTAAAGGTTGTTTATTAGTCCCAGCAGGGAGATCAAGCTCATAATATGTGGCAAGCATAACCAACTCATGCCTGTTAAGCTGCCCTAAATCCTCTGGTGTAGGATTAGAAGCCAAAAGGTTCTGCACATCATCCTGGTTAATTATGTTAACTGGATGCTCTGATTCTTGGTTAGACTCCATGATGTAAAGCTCACAAAATCACCACATGAGAAATTATACATTCAAAAAACCATAACCATTACAACATTTCTGAAACGTAAATGGTTATATAGAGATTTAATTGGATGTAATTAATACTTTAACTATCCTGGCAGGGTCGCCAATAATTCATGTTACGACCTTCAAGCAGCCTGACCCAGTGACCCCCAAGGAGCTGTGGGCACCAGTCACTGATTAGGTTAATCACtcttaataaatacaaaaattaagataagtagTCAAGAGTGACTTGGCTTCAATGCAACGGTTCTTAACGCAAAAGGCTGTTCAAGGGTGTAACAGAactgaaaaactaataataaggaaaggttaagagaaataatttaaatccttaactaatttattaacaaaaataagcaaagtcaacttaacaataaacaaaattaaacttaaggcccgtggatagttaaaagtatagtaatcacatccaaattgagaaaataatagcactcacaaaaatatagaatcacaaaatataataaatcaggTAAATAAGTTTAACCAAACTGCTCAATACTGAAATAAGTCACCCGTGGGAtgtcaacacacctgcagctcaaaaccacatacacaacaaaagaaatataataaataagctgcttaagggtgaaaaaaagtataatgagcccacaaaaataattaaataagttCAACACTTATTAGAGGCAATAAGTATATATAAATTCACCACacacttctcctcccctctggctggtacacacaataatatgtaaatcaccacaaataatatgattgttaggtaatacaaccacaataaacacccaaaatctcTCTTGGCTTACCAACACTCACAAAATGGCCGTCATCCTGGCGTCTGCGCTGGACACATAGATAAATCACCAAAAATACCGGGTAAGcatccaaaacacccaaaatattcaCACGACACTTAACAGTGACAAATAAGTGCCAAGGAGAACCAGAATCCCTACGATCAGAGAAATGAGTAAGATACTCAGCCAGAGATATGAGGGGAGCGGAGTAGCGGTCACAGGTTCAAGCCTTCAGGCACCCCAGTGTGGTCTGAGTTTGTGGCGTTGGTTCACAGGCCTTTGTCCGAGGGGAAAACATTACGTCACATGATGTCATCTGAGCACCCATTGGCTAACACTCTCTAAACCTGCCAGAGGGCGTTATCAGAGTACCATCTCATTGGTCCCGGCACCATGGCCTCCCTCTCACAAAGACAATTACAAACATGACGTCACGACACTCTCTCTAAAATCTCCAACGGGCGCCCGCTTACACTAAAAGCATAGAAGTACATTAGTACAATAAATGTATATGAATCATGAAATACTAATGtaacatacaataaaataataaatgggtaaatattacatacataagaaaggccgtcctgaaagcattacaaatatatacacgacaaaaatattactgtcagggcgccatcacaacttaagttaaaacacaatacaatatATTAAATATCTGACGGTCATAACACTGTGCAGTGATTTTTATGTTGTAacatttttcttatgtatttatctCGTGAGTGAAATATCCTCCTTCCGGTGAACTGGACAGTAAAGGACAAACGTGATTGTGGGGAGATAAAGATCATTTAATATCATTCCAGTGATTTATTGTAGTGTGTAAATTTGTTCAGTGGTAATTTCTTCTAAAGCTATAACCAAGTGTCTTGATCACAGCTACCGCTACCATTTTTGTCAAAATAAATTTAAAGTTCTTTAATaagctttcatttattcatcgtAAGTAATTTGCCTATTtatagtttgtttgtttatttatttatacaatttattttattttatttatttatttttctcccccacATTACACATACCTCGAATATTCTTAGTCCAATGTCTCTGAACTGACTCAAGTAGGTTAAGATCAACAATATACTCAAGATTCCACACAGAAGAACAACACTCAAATATAGGCTGAATGTGTGTCACataaaaaaggacaagaagtgATGTATCACGGTTAACTGTGGATTTAAGTAAATTTTGAGCCATACCACCTGCTTTCTGGACAACATTATGTATGTGTTGGTGAATTTTCAAGGTTAAGTCAATATTTATCCCATCTCTGAAATTTTTAAACTGCACATTAGTTAATATTCATGGATAAACCCCAAGATGAAACAACTTTATGTAGTAGGGTAATATATCTTACAAGACACTATTTCATGGAAGGCAGCATTACAAGAGGTAGTCTCAACTGAAATGTACAGTTTAAGATCATCAGCAAAGGTTTTTGTGTGTtaatgtacaagagaaataaaagtgaacCAAGAACAGAACCCTTTGGCACCCACTAACTACATCACATGGGCGAATAAGCTGGCAGTCAACCATCACATTCATGATTCAAGTCTTTAAAAACTTCTCATATCCAGCCCCAAACCTTGCCTGCTTCTTTAATAGTATATCATGGCATACAGTGTTGAAAGCCTTGGAAAAATCAAATAGAATGAGATCAACGTTTTTAACTTGGTCCAAAGCACAAGAAATATAATTTTATGTTAGTAGCAAATGGTTCTCTTTGGGTGTTCAAAAGTATAAGAGAATTTCCTGTTAATCATTTTGAAATATCCAGTATGTAATTTATTCTTGCTTGAACCCTCTAGGATGAGCTCTCGCATCTCTAGTGATGACCGTTACTTTATCAATGACTTTCCAAAGGATGTGACGGAGGATGGCAGCCAGGTCTTAGATGTGGACAAGAAAAGAGTAAGTATATATGTAAATGATTGTACATGTATGCCAGCTGGCCTTTATGTCTGTTAGATACTTCttgctccttcactccctcaccattCTCAGTATGTAAAATATAGGAAGTGGTCCTTCATGTCTATTGCTTCTTAATGATAGCTGGTTTGCAGCCATACACCAAAGATAGTGGCTCAGTAAGTAGTAAGCCAAAATATAAAACATAGAATCTTGATTGTCCACTGTGGCCAGATGTATGTTTATGCTgttctgttgttgttcctgtgcTCTATCTAATATTAGTGAATTGATATTAATAGAAACTGCTTTCCCTCCAGCTGTCCAAGGAATACCTGGAGCAGTCTCAGAAGAACCTGGAGGTACTGCTAAAGACCCTCGATGTTGGTGTGGCCAAAGGGGATGGGCGGCATGACTACTCCGTTTACACGGGCACCAGCGGGTACAGCCTCCTCTACCTGCACCTGGCCCAGCGCAGGGGTGATGATGCCTACCTGAAGGTGGGAGGACACTGCTGGAATGCCCCGAGTCTGTGATTATCATATTTTTATGATGTGTTTGATTCACATTTGCATCATATTTTTGTTATCTATTACTCTGAATTCTTCAGAGAGAGTGGCTGTGGCACAAAAATTTCCCTCACTTCTATCCTAACAATACTTGCACACTTATCCTGCTGTTTTTTGTCTGAATCTGTGAACAATCCTGTGATTTCATGTTTAGTACAGCAGTAGTATGTAGAGAGTGTGAGTACAAAAGCAGTGTCTTATTCTGAGTGCTGTATTTGAAAGAGTGCATTCTCCCAACAGAAAGCCTCAAGCATACTGAAGAATGCTCTGAACAGTCTGTCAGGCCGGCGTCATTCTTTCATCTGTGGCGACACGGGGCCCTTGGTGTTGGCAGCCATGCTGTACCACCGGGAGGGTGACACCGGCATGGTGAAGAACTGCATCTCACGGtatgttgggaggaggaggtattggaGGTCTGGGCAGGTTGCAGGTAGATTGTGGGGTGTTCTTTCCTTTATGAGTGTgtgataacataacataaataataggataacaaagggccaccagggcccatctaggttatcctgtatcagtcgcacagcaacctcgtcatcattacttaaagatacacttacaagtatacaatacattatatactaattctaaatatttggcccattaacaggtctaagtcctgcagcgaattcctctacaatctgtgatccccatacatggggatcatgtcttgtttaactattgtaaatttcttatagaaactatcatgcagcacaatacataattataaagctaataaatttaagtatttatctaatctgtttttaaacattgtcaaactagtgctatttacaaccctctctggcaatgcattccagaagtccaccaccctatgactaaagaaatattttcttatatctaacctgcagccttgctttctaatcttcctgccatgatttctagtcctacttccctcctctaaggtaaagaaagatctcacatctatgtagtttgtatctgagaacattttaaataactatcatatcccctcttatacatctcctctcaaatgaaaacatgtttaattcctttaatctatctctatactccaggcgctttaatgctggtatcatcctagttgctcttctctgaactgcttctaacatgttgatatcctgcctataatggggtgaccaggcctgtatgcaatactctaaatggggcctaacataggaattatataagctatgcaccacttccttacttttataactaacatttctatttataaaacccaggatcctatttgccctatttcttgcttctaaacattgctttgaaaatttcatagtcctgtctatcactactcctaaatcctttcctcctctactgcctctagccaacatccctccatctcatagctaaagtttatgttgtctttacctaaatgcataacctgacactttttagaattaaactccatctgccacctgtctgcccatgctatcagcctgtccaggtctcattgtattctgtaattgtccttttcaccctgtactgcacatgctatcttagtatcatctgcaaactttgatactttgctactaattcctatatctaaatcgttaatgtacaccaaaaaaagaagagcgcctagcactgatccttggggtaccccactaaccacttccttccactcagacattgccccatttaatactactctctgtttcttatcagaaagccattcactaatccaatcaactaaccctatcccatgtagtctcaatttgtacactagcctcctatgcggtaccttatcaaacgccttgctaaaatctagatatataacatctatgctatttccatcatctaactccttggtaatatattctaagatatcgagcaaaatTGTAAGACGGagctccctgatctaaagccatgttgggtatctctaattaatctattctcatttaaatgctcccaaatactacccttaatgattttctctagtatcttacatactatactagttaaactgatcggtctataattattcgcatcatccttcctaccttttttaaatattggtgtaacattagctaacttccagtcctgaggtatctcagcaaacctaagtgatctttcaaagattaacttaagtgcttcagaaatactgtctacaccctccctaagtactctggcatgtagctcatcaggaccactagctttcctatcgtctagttcaagaataaatttcctaataattcccggttttatatcaatattttctaaagctcttaaactactcatcgcactgtttgtaacaggatttcctattctttcctagtaaatactgaagaaaattgttcattcaataattctactatgtcttcattttgatccactactacaccatcttttctgagtggtccaatcctatccttatttcttttatcactgaccttgtaataactatataattttttgggatctttactcccagctctagctagttttatctctgcctgccttttactttttttataaccttactcaaatcatccctgacctgtctgtacctaatcaaatctacatcttccccacttttctgcaactctctatatgccctcttctctctgatctgtctacctatctcgtgagtccaccataatggcttcctgtttctctgccttatatctttgtaagggatacactgcatcactataccctttactacaaccttaaaaatatcccacatctcctgtgcagttttatttccaaaactatcttcccagtttacctctcctaataactgacataacctaccataattgcctttctgatagtttgggactctagtcttattcactatattatccctactggaattaatgataaatctaattatatgatggtcactgcttgctaaagtctctcctacctcaacttcctttaaacaatgctcaatatttgttagtactctatgtctaaaaccttcctccccctaataggtttatctaccatctgcactaaatagttatcctgaaaactttccataaacttattttcactagcatctcctaccatcctctcccagtttactgacttcaaattaaaatcccctaagataattgtctgactagtacaccccctatttatctcatctaccataaggttgtctacatctgctgactggttaggtggtctataaaagctcctactctaataaccttacttttgtttactctaacatccagccataaggactctactctgttatctaccttaaccccttcgcgccggatgttaaaaaagcccgcctgtatgatatacgggtggtagtgcctgccgctggaaactcgtgcaagcttgtcatacttgtcgcctttatgtattatgctgctatttttagtcactatatcgccttcgaagaggaaagtggacgcttctctcttcggagacaaagagagagagagaaagagagtgacatttgctaatattttagaaaCAAGCAGGaagcatgtagcttatctttcgagaggaagaggggaggagggaaggagagaaagagagagagagagagagagagagattagaaaatttgttgtttttgtatgtgtgtgtgtgtgtgtgtgtgtgtgtgtgtgtgtgtgtgtgtgtgtgtgtgtgtgtgtgtgtgtgtgtgtgtgtgtgtgtgtgtgtgtgtgtgtgtgtgtgtgtgtgttttcacgaatgttacaaggggacacatgtaacttatcttcgagaggagagggaggaggaaggagatggggaggaggaagggagatgggtagagagagagagagagagagagagagagagatgggaacagtctatgccattgggtaattttagatacaagacgcatgtagcttatctttagtgattggtggagacaaggatggtgggaggagcactaggatttcaaagacagcatacggcgtgtgtagttggtatccaacacactatacgggacaactgaactgaagaaagctcagaaaagaaatatgacgcctacgtaggtgtcaccgtatttgcttctggggcttcatgacgcctacataggcatcACCTgaatctaccttaataccattaacctgactggaaatgaaggattttttttacataaataactactcctccacctatcctaccaattctctggtgtaaatacataatgtatccatctacttcatattctttcctattttccctaaacttttcctcatttacccatgcctctgtgacacatacaacatctaagtcctcctcaactatataactagataactcgtccttcttgttcctaagactcctggcatttacataaaaacatttaagtcctgctaccttcctagatgctgtctccttatttggaatcccaatcttattctctcctatttgcacctggaaatctttcctaatcttttcactatctctgtttatcctatccaatttatgtctaacatctttcttctggaatgcatttgctacctcaccccctacactccatcccaactccccccttcagacatccactcagcacatccacacccttcctactcagatgcacaccatccctagcatacaaatccctttgcccatagaacctatcccatacatccaccaAGCTGACACctacatccttacacatcccttttatccgatcattcacaccaatggccctagacatTCCTGTGgacttttttgtcattctttttactGGTTAGTTTGGTCTGGGTTGGTTTCTAGTGTGTCTGGATATTCTTTTTTCAGTGAATGCATGTAATTACTGtagtgaagttttttttatctcattataTGGAGTTGGTCTGCTTCCAATGCATTTATAACTCTTGAAATTACTTGAATCTTTCAGTGAGTTACTCTATACATAGTAAATGGCTGGTATTACTGGAAGAGTTCTGGAATGAGAATTAACTATTGATGGGTACTTTTTGTTAGTGTCATTTGTTTTGCCTCAACAAACTACATTTTTCCATTGACTCAGACTAGTGTAATCACTTGGCATTACATGGTGGAGGAGTTCTGTAAGGAGAAGCATTAAAAGTGAGTCATTATCTTGCTTCTCTTTCAGCATCAAGGACATGAAGGATCACGTCTTGAACCCCTCAAACGGCCTTCCAGATGAGATGTTGTATGGCCGTGCTGGCTACCTGTACGCCTTGCTCCTGCTACAGAAGGAGGTCAGCTGGGAATTATGTGCAGTTACAGTAGTGCCTTGTCTTCCTGCTGACTCTATAGATGAGCAATTTGTAAGATAAGCAAGTCATCAAGTAAAATTTACTTTAGCTTACAAGCTTAAATTGGAAAGTGATCCAAGATGAACTAATGGTTCTCTACCTGTGACAAACATCTTTATGGTTTGTTTTGCTGGTCACATTTTTAGTTcatccacttctttcttttgtgttttgcaCTGATCCTTTTTCAATATTACACAGCTTTCTCAGTTCTTTTTCCCAAATCTGTATTAAAAACTCTAATACATTTTATCACTTATCATGACTCAGCTTTATCCCCATTATAGTTGTAGTACTGTGTTGatccctcatttctcttatcCCATGCCATTCCTCTCCCCCAATGATGGCTGTTAGTTATATATgagttcctctttttttcaacattGACATCCCCagattctttatttcattttaaccTTCACTCCCTTCTTCAGATTCTAGACAGCCTTCCACCCTATCCCCAGATTGGACGCACAGCAGTAGAAGATTCCCTGGTGCGTGCTGTGGTGGCTGCCATCCTGATTCTGGCCGCTCCATGGCccagaggagaaagagcaagaTGCCCCTTATGTACCAGTGGCATGAGAAAGACTACCTTGGTGCTGCTCATGGTACTGCTGGCATCTTGTTTATGCTAAtgcaggtgagggagtgagggatagTGTGcttgaaagagggagagggcaggaagagaagagtgagagttagaggatagggaaggaaagacaagaagggTGAGAatttgagaaggaagaaagggaaaggaagagagaataggagaggagtgagaatttgaggaaaaaaggaaaggtaaaaaaagaatttAAGAGTAATGAAGGTGAtgtaaatgaatgagaaaattatATTCCTCTTCTTGGCTGTTCCAcatttttatggaagagacagtgtatatatattttttatggtgAAGTTCACTTATTGATCGTTCTATTCCACACCTAGGCAAAAGAACACTTGATATCAGAAGAGCTTGAGGAGCTAGTGAGGCCAACAGTGGACGGCCTTGCTACTCTGGTCTTCAGCTCCGgcaactttccctcctccctgggCAACGTGCGTGACCGTCTGGTGCAGTGGTGTCATGGGGCACCAGGCTCAGTTTATCTCTTTGGGAAGGCATACCAGGTAATATAGGCCTTATCAAGTTAAGCATTTTACGAATTAGATGTAGAGAAATGTAAGGATGGACTTATTTGTTTTGATCTCCAAGTAACAAATCTTCCTCTGCTCTGGGTCTGATAGCAATGTTTTATAATGTCTGTTCTTTGTTGAGGTCTTTGGGAATAAAAGCTACTTGGAGGAAGCCAAGAGAGCgggggagtgtgtgtgggatCGAGGCATCCTGAAGAAGGGTTACGGTATCTGTCATGGCACAGCTGGCAATGGATATTCGCTGCTCTACTTGTATCAGGTGACACACCACTCTCATTGTGTTGTCTCTGAACTCTGGTGTATATACCTGACATTATGGCCAGCCCACTAAATTTTCTACAGTTCAATATGTGCTGGACTCTTAATGGAAATGTTAACTAAAGAATATTTCTTAAGTTAGATTTTTCTTTAGTCAAATTAATTAACAGACAAGGCTCACCATAAACACTCCTTGACTTGACTACTTTTCCATAGGTGACCCATGAACCCAAATACCTGTACCAGGCTGCCCAGTTTGGCCTGTGGTGCCAAAAGTACGGGACGCATGGCTGCCGCACTGCTGACCGTCCTCTGTCACTATTTGAAGGTCTGGCCGGCATGCTGCATTACCTTATTGATCTTGAGGATCCTGAAAATGCTCACTTCCCGGCCTTTGCGTTGGAGTGAGGTATACAAAAATTTGCTGCTCATTCTTAGAGTCAACGTAGTATAGAAGGAAGGTGTTATAAAGTTTTCTTTGCTGCTCATTCTTAGAGTCAACGTATAGAAGGAAGGTGTTATAAAGTTTTCTCACATCATATGATTTAGTATTGCCAAAGAAAATTCTAGAAGCAGGAAAATGATTGTTATGATTTAAGGGTAAAGAATCGAGGtacttcatatttctctttattgtaTGAACACACTAAAATGCTTAACATTTCATTGATCTCATTTTGTTTGTAGgatctttttttacttattattgtAACATGCATGTATACTTTTTCTGCAgcagtaaaataaataacacacacacgcacacttgcTGCTTATGGCAAGTCACATTATGCAATCTAATGTATGAAATGTAATGATGGTAcatgtttatgtgtgtgaaAATATTCAATTACAttctaatatagagaaatgatTTAAATTTATATAATGCAGATATATGCACAATTTATAAATGTGTGTTACACAAAAAGGTTTGTTTGTTGGTTGAA
Above is a genomic segment from Portunus trituberculatus isolate SZX2019 chromosome 40, ASM1759143v1, whole genome shotgun sequence containing:
- the LOC123516182 gene encoding LOW QUALITY PROTEIN: lanC-like protein 2 (The sequence of the model RefSeq protein was modified relative to this genomic sequence to represent the inferred CDS: inserted 1 base in 1 codon), whose translation is MERMSSRISSDDRYFINDFPKDVTEDGSQVLDVDKKRLSKEYLEQSQKNLEVLLKTLDVGVAKGDGRHDYSVYTGTSGYSLLYLHLAQRRGDDAYLKKASSILKNALNSLSGRRHSFICGDTGPLVLAAMLYHREGDTGMVKNCISRIKDMKDHVLNPSNGLPDEMLYGRAGYLYALLLLQKEIGRTAVEDSLVRAVVAAIXDSGRSMAQRRKSKMPLMYQWHEKDYLGAAHGTAGILFMLMQAKEHLISEELEELVRPTVDGLATLVFSSGNFPSSLGNVRDRLVQWCHGAPGSVYLFGKAYQVFGNKSYLEEAKRAGECVWDRGILKKGYGICHGTAGNGYSLLYLYQVTHEPKYLYQAAQFGLWCQKYGTHGCRTADRPLSLFEGLAGMLHYLIDLEDPENAHFPAFALE